In Prunus dulcis chromosome 1, ALMONDv2, whole genome shotgun sequence, the following are encoded in one genomic region:
- the LOC117621387 gene encoding uncharacterized protein LOC117621387, whose amino-acid sequence MASSRWLKPEVYPLFAAVGAAVGICGMQLVRNIYTNPDVRVNKENRAAGVLDNHAEGERYAEHGLRKYVRNKTPQIMPTINKFFSDPQIPD is encoded by the exons ATGGCTTCCTCCAGATGGTTAAAGCCTGAG GTGTACCCACTATTTGCTGCAGTTGGTGCAGCTGTTGGAATCTGTGGCATGCAGCTTGTTAGAAACATCTACACCAACCCTGACGTCAG GGTTAACAAGGAGAACAGAGCTGCTGGGGTGCTTGATAACCATgcagagggagagagatatGCAGAACATGGACTGAGGAAATACGTTCGCAACAAAACCCCCCAGATCATGCCTACCATCAACAAATTCTTCTCAGATCCACAGATTCCAGACTGA
- the LOC117621379 gene encoding stemmadenine O-acetyltransferase-like, with amino-acid sequence MTTMEVEIISRETIKPFTSTSPHNRTYNLSFLEQVNPRTYVPVVYFYPKEASETPDFLTGGDKSNQLKKSLSETLAKYYPFAGRIRDRGSIDCNDDGVTFVEARIKNIELSEILEHPKDEVLDLLFTDNLQWNEDSNINVLLAVQVSFFDCGGMAVGICMSHKIADTSTMINFINDWAAVARDNKKCDQYVPSPEFISATVFPRCDLPLSPEAMIEKSNCVTKRFVFDATKIAALKAIVTEKLQNPTRVEAVTAFIHSRAISALRSTSGSSSNPTTFIQTVNLRARMVPPLPQSSAGSMIWFFTVSTAEGSVVELHDLVGQMKQRMTKFCDTYVRKFRAKDQWPSIFKECIQESRKPFSKGNLVIYRCSSWCRFPVYEADFGWGKPIWVTIASCAMKNAVFMIDTRDGEGIEAYVNLEKHELDVFERDAELLAFASLNPSVI; translated from the coding sequence ATGACGACCATGGAAGTTGAAATTATATCCAGAGAAACCATCAAACCTTTCACTTCAACTTCACCACACAATAGAACATACAACCTTTCTTTCCTCGAACAGGTTAATCCTCGTACTTATGTTCCAGTTGTTTACTTCTATCCCAAGGAGGCCTCTGAGACACCTGATTTCTTGACTGGTGGTGATAAATCCAACCAGCTCAAGAAATCTCTATCAGAAACACTAGCGAAATACTACCCTTTTGCCGGTAGGATCAGAGATAGAGGCTCCATTGACTGCAATGATGATGGAGTCACATTTGTAGAAGCAAGAATAAAAAACATTGAGCTATCTGAGATTCTTGAGCACCCTAAAGATGAGGTGCTGGACCTGTTATTTACAGACAATCTGCAGTGGAACGAAGATTCGAATATCAACGTCCTCTTGGCTGTGCAAGTAAGCTTCTTTGACTGTGGTGGGATGGCAGTTGGCATCTGCATGTCACATAAGATAGCTGATACCTCCACCATGATCAACTTCATCAACGACTGGGCAGCAGTGGCCCGTGACAACAAAAAATGTGATCAATATGTACCATCTCCTGAGTTCATCTCAGCAACTGTCTTTCCCCGATGTGATCTGCCACTGTCGCCAGAAGCCATGATTGAGAAAAGCAATTGTGTGACTAAAAGATTTGTGTTTGATGCAACAAAGATTGCTGCCCTCAAAGCCATAGTCACGGAAAAATTGCAAAACCCCACAAGAGTTGAGGCTGTGACTGCTTTTATTCATAGCCGTGCCATTTCTGCATTGAGATCAACTTCCGGGTCGTCCTCCAACCCAACCACTTTCATCCAGACGGTGAACCTCCGCGCTAGAATGGTCCCTCCATTGCCACAAAGCTCTGCAGGCAGCATGATTTGGTTCTTTACCGTGTCCACAGCTGAGGGCAGCGTCGTTGAGTTGCATGATCTCGTGGGTCAAATGAAGCAGAGAATGACCAAGTTTTGTGACACGTATGTCAGAAAGTTTCGTGCGAAAGATCAATGGCCTTCCATCTTTAAAGAGTGTATCCAAGAATCAAGGAAACCATTTTCTAAAGGGAATTTGGTCATATATAGATGCAGCAGCTGGTGCAGATTCCCAGTGTATGAAGCTGACTTTGGTTGGGGAAAGCCAATTTGGGTCACTATTGCTAGCTGTGCCATGAAGAATGCTGTTTTCATGATTGATACAAGGGATGGCGAAGGGATTGAAGCTTATGTGAACTTGGAAAAGCACGAATTGGATGTGTTTGAGCGTGATGCAGAGCTTCTTGCTTTCGCTTCTTTGAATCCGAGTGTCATTTGA
- the LOC117621397 gene encoding serine/threonine protein phosphatase 2A 57 kDa regulatory subunit B' theta isoform-like, which translates to MIKQILGKLPRKPSKSAENREFGGSSASSLSSRSSDVVSNRPINSNSLPLLGLDSASNLGYSHGSKLPQLVNSNLNGSSATASYQALPAFRDVPSSEKQNLFMKKLNLCCVLFDFTDPTKHLREKDIKRQTLLELVDYVTSANGKFTETVVQEVIKVVTVNLFRSFSPQPRENKVLEAFDLEEEEPLMDPAWSHLQIVYEFFLRFVASPETDAKLAKRYIDQSFVLKVLDLFDSEDPREREYLKTILHRIYGKFMVHRPFIRKAINNIFFRFIFETEKHNGIAELLEVLGSIINGFALPLKEEHKLFLVQVLIPLHKPKCLQMYHQQLSYCISQFVEKDCKLADTIIRGLLKYWPITNSSKEVMFLSELEEILEATQPAEFQRCMVPLFRQLSRCLSSSHFQVAERALYLWNNDHIENLIRQNRKVIVPIIFPALEKNGRYHWNQVARSLTLNVRKIYSDVDPELFEECLLKFQEDEANMEEIKTKHETTWKRLEESAASNAVSSGAVVHRLNPIETSSN; encoded by the exons ATGATCAAGCAGATACTTGGTAAGCTTCCACGGAAGCCATCTAAGTCAGCTGAGAATCGTGAGTTTGGGGGTTCATCTGCCTCTTCATTAAGTTCAAGAAGCAGTGATGTAGTAAGTAATAGGCCAATTAACTCAAACAGCCTACCTCTGTTGGGTCTTGATTCTGCTTCAAATTTAGGATATAGCCATGGAAGTAAGCTCCCTCAACTTGTAAATTCAAATCTAAATGGAAGTTCTGCTACTGCTTCTTATCAAGCGTTGCCAGCATTTAGGGATGTACCAAGCTCTGAGAAGCAGAACTTGTTTATGAAAAAGCTGAACTTGTGTTGCGTACTGTTTGACTTCACTGACCCAACAAAACATCTGAGAGAAAAAGACATCAAGCGGCAGACGTTGCTAGAGCTGGTAGATTATGTTACTTCtgcaaatggaaaatttaCTGAAACTGTCGTGCAAGAGGTTATAAAGGTGGTAACTGTGAATTTGTTCAGGTCGTTCTCTCCGCAGCCCCGTGAGAACAAGGTTTTGGAAGCGTTTGatttggaggaggaggagcccTTGATGGACCCTGCATGGTCACACTTACAGATTGTGTATGAATTTTTTCTGAGGTTTGTTGCATCGCCCGAGACAGATGCAAAGTTGGCTAAGAGGTACATTGACCAGTCTTTTGTACTCAAAGTATTGGATCTCTTTGATTCTGAGGATCCTAgggaaagggagtatttgaAAACAATTCTGCATCGCATCTATGGAAAGTTTATGGTGCATCGCCCATTCATTAGGAAGGCAATCAACAATATATTTTTCCGATTTATTTTTGAAACAGAAAAGCATAATGGGATTGCTGAGCTTTTAGAGGTTTTGGGCAGTATAATCAATGGATTTGCTCTTCCACTTAAAGAAGAACACAAACTCTTCCTTGTTCAGGTTCTGATCCCCCTTCACAAACCAAAGTGCTTACAAATGTACCATCAGCAGTTGTCCTACTGCATTTCACAGTTTGTGGAGAAAGATTGCAAGCTTGCAGATACTATTATAAGAGGCTTATTAAAGTACTGGCCAATCACAAATAGTTCAAAGGAAGTCATGTTCCTAAGTGAGCTGGAGGAAATTTTAGAAGCAACTCAGCCAGCGGAGTTTCAAAGATGTATGGTGCCCCTCTTCCGCCAACTATCTCGTTGCTTGAGCAGTTCACACTTTCAG GTGGCAGAGAGGGCGTTGTACTTATGGAACAATGATCACATTGAGAACTTAATCAGACAAAACCGTAAAGTCATAGTACCCATCATCTTTCCAGCTTTGGAGAAGAATGGTCGCTACCACTGGAACCAAGTGGCCCGGAGCTTGACATTAAATGTCCGTAAAAtctactctgatgttgatccTGAGCTATTTGAGGAGTGTTTGCTCAAATTTCAGGAAGATGAAGCAAATATGGAGgagattaaaacaaaacatgaaACCACGTGGAAGCGCTTAGAAGAGAGTGCTGCTTCTAATGCTGTTAGCAGTGGAGCAGTTGTTCACCGCTTGAACCCAATTGAAACATCTTCAAACTAA
- the LOC117634706 gene encoding serine/threonine protein phosphatase 2A 57 kDa regulatory subunit B' theta isoform-like codes for MFKQILSKLPRKSSKNSESRDGSHTMYSNPPTSSRSSDFGISKSGNLVTSFPAGNPVSDVGKSYGNKNVRGANLKPNGFVLSSSYEALPGFRDVPNSEKQSLFIKKLNLCCVVFDFTDPTKHLKEKEIKRQTLLELVDYETSANGKFTETVMQEIAKMVSTNLFRSFTPQPRENKLVEGFDLEEDEPSMDPAWPHLQLVYEFLLRFVASPETDAKLAKRYVDHSFILKLLDLFDSEDPREREYLKTILHRVYGKFMVHRPFIRKAINNIFYRFIFETEKHNGISELLEILGSIINGFALPLKEEHKLFLVRALIPLHKPKCLAMYHQQLSYSIIQFVEKDCKLADTVIRGLLKYWPITNSSKEVLFLSELEEVLEATQPSEFQRCMVPLFRQIAHCLNSSHFQVAERALFLWNNDHIENLIRQNRKVILPIIFPALEKNARNHWNQAVHSLTLNVHKIFQDLDPELYKECLLQFEEDESKEEEVKARRDATWIRLEEIAAKKAASNEPVLVFGKAPPRSS; via the exons ATGTTCAAACAGATACTAAGTAAGCTTCCCCGGAAGTCTTCTAAGAATTCCGAAAGTCGTGATGGAAGCCATACAATGTATTCGAATCCTCCCACCAGTTCAAGAAGCAGTGATTTCGGGATCAGTAAGTCTGGCAATTTGGTTACATCTTTCCCAGCCGGAAATCCTGTTTCAGATGTGGGGAAAAGTTATGGCAACAAGAATGTGAGGGGTGCAAATTTGAAGCCGAATGGCTTTGTGCTCTCTTCTTCTTATGAAGCATTGCCTGGATTTAGAGATGTTCCCAATTCTGAGAAGCAGAGCTTATTCATTAAAAAGCTAAACTTGTGCTGTGTTGTATTTGACTTCACTGACCCAACAAAGCATCTGAAAGAAAAGGAGATCAAGCGACAGACACTGTTAGAGCTGGTGGATTATGAGACTTCAGCAAATGGTAAATTTACAGAAACTGTTAtgcaagaaattgcaaaaatggTATCTACAAATTTGTTTAGGTCGTTCACCCCGCAGCCACGTGAGAATAAACTTGTAGAAGGCTTTGATTTGGAAGAGGATGAACCTTCAATGGATCCTGCATGGCCTCACTTGCAATTAGTGTACGAGTTTTTGTTAAGGTTTGTCGCATCACCTGAGACCGATGCAAAATTAGCTAAAAGATATGTTGATCACTCGTTCATTCTCAAGTTGCTTGATCTTTTTGACTCCGAAGATCCtagagaaagggagtatttgaAAACAATTCTGCACCGAGTTTATGGAAAATTTATGGTGCATCGCCCATTCATCAGGAAGGCTATTAACAACATCTTTTATCGTTTCATCTTTGAGACTGAGAAGCATAATGGGATTTCTGAACTCCTAGAAATTTTGGGCAGTATTATAAATGGGTTTGCTCTACCACTGAAAGAAGAGCATAAATTGTTCCTTGTTCGAGCTCTAATCCCCCTGCATAAGCCAAAATGCCTAGCTATGTACCATCAACAATTATCTTACTCCATTATACAATTTGTAGAGAAAGATTGCAAGCTTGCTGATACTGTCATAAGGGGTTTACTGAAATACTGGCCGATCACTAATAGTTCAAAGGAAGTATTGTTCCTAAGTGAGTTAGAGGAAGTTTTAGAAGCAACTCAGCCATCTGAATTCCAGCGCTGCATGGTTCCCTTGTTTCGCCAGATTGCTCATTGTTTAAACAGTTCTCACTTTCAG GTGGCAGAGAGAgctttatttttatggaacaacGATCACATTGAGAACTTAATCAGACAGAATCGTAAAGTTATACTGCCCATTATCTTCCCTGCATTGGAGAAAAATGCTAGAAACCATTGGAATCAGGCTGTCCATAGCTTGACCTTAAATGTCCACAAAATCTTCCAAGATCTTGATCCAGAGCTGTACAAGGAATGCTTACTCCAGTTTGAGGAAGACGAGTCAAAGGAGGAAGAGGTTAAAGCACGACGCGATGCCACATGGATACGTTTGGAAGAAATTGCTGCAAAGAAAGCTGCAAGCAACGAACCTGTGCTTGTTTTCGGCAAAGCACCTCCCCGCTCTAGTTGA